The nucleotide sequence ATATTAAAATCAAGATTAAACCCAGCCAAAACTCTGGGATAGCCTGGCCAATAAATGACAATGTAGTGACAACGATATCGAACTTGGAGTATTGTTTTACGGCGGATATTACACCGACAGGGATGGCGATGATTGCCACAACCGATAATGTCACCGACATCAGATATGCGGTATTTTTGAAACTCTCCTTGATCGAGTCGATGACAGGTTTCCTGGTGCGGTAAGAATTACCAAAATCACCTCGCAGGATGCCTTTGCCGTGCCCGGGGGTTTCCTTTACGCCATCCCCATCCGCATCGATCTTTGTCCAATCATTGCCGATCAGCCAGAAGACATAACGCACATACACGGGTTGGTCCAGGCCGAACTGGCGTTTTAATATCGCGATCTGTTCCGCATTCAACCGCCGGGATGTCCCCCTTCCAGAAAGTGGGCCACCAGGTGCCAGGTTAACCAGGGCGAATAAGACGACGCTAACGATCAGCAATAATGGAATCGCCTGCAGCAGTCTCCTGACAAGATAGTTGCCCACTTCTGTCTAATCCTTTATCCCAATCAGCTCAATGATTACTTTACGGTCCAATCCGCCACATTCCAGGTGACAATCTCGTTGGCGTTCGACTTCACACCCTGCAGCCGTGTGGAATGGGCATTGGCATCCACAGTGGTGAATAGTATCAGCTCGGGCAGGTCTTCATCCAGGATCTTAGCCAGCTGGCAGAAACTCTCCTGACGTACAGCTTCGTCCAAGGTATATGAGGCATCGATCAGCTCATCCACCTCTGGCTTAATGTAACGACCATAGTTTAAACCAGCATCAGGTACAGCTGCCGCTGAATAATAGTAACCCCACAGGAAATCAGTCGGGTCAGTGCCAGAATAACCGTCGTCCCAGATGTCCATATCAAAATCACCCGATTGCTCGATGCCACCGTTTTCGGATGAATCCCAAAGAACAGTCCCCTCAACCCTTTGAATGCTGAGCTTGATGCCAATTTCTCCAAGTTTTTCAGCGATAAACTCCTGAGTCAGGTCGAGGGCTTCACCATACTCTGAATAGGTATAGAACTCCATCTCCATCTTATAGCCGTCCTCGGCGCCAGTGGTACAACCCTGGCATTCACGGATACCATCCCCATCAATGTCTACCCAACCAGCTTCTTCAAGTAGAGCTTTGGCGGCTTCAGGATCATACTTTGGCTCCGGGATGTCACACACATTGTAGGGAGGTCGGAAGAACTCCGTCCAGACCTTTTTGGCATAATCGTACCAAAATGTTTTCGAAATGGTATCAACATCGATGCCCATCCGGATAGCTTGACGGACGCGGACATCGGAGAGGATGGGGTGAGGTGTTGCAACCGGGTCGGTTGTCCCCTTGGCTGCCAGGTTAAAGAAGATACGCATCACCCAGCGATCCACCGGGCTCAGGCTGACCTGGACAGCATCAGAATAATTCTGCAGTTCATAGACAATCGGCTCAGGTGTCCACATATCAAGATCAGCATCCCCGTTAATCAGCATCTGCTTGCGGACTGCCTCATCCGGGACGATTTTGACCAAGATCTCATCGATTGACGGTTTGCCCGGTTCGAAATAGGTTGGATTTTTCTCGAAGGTCAGGTGGTCATTCTGCACCCATTCCTTGAGGATATACGGGCCATTGCTCAGAGGCTGCAATCCGCAGTCCCAGTTGGCGAAACCCTGCTCAGCATCACAGTAATGAGCCGGCCACACTACCATCAAGTAGCCTCCGAATTGGATCAGGTAACCTGGATATATGGCATTGTAGTGCACAACTGCAGTATATTCATCGATTTTCTCTACACTATCCACATAATCAATGCCAGGAATCCAATAGCCTGTCTCGGGGTCCACCACTGCTTCATAGGTGAAGACCACGTCATTAGCAGTGACTGGTGTGCCATCTGCCCATTGAATGTCCTGCCGAAGCTTCCAGGTTACATCCATGGTTCCATTTTCCTCATCGATGACCACACCCCCATTCTCGACGGACGGCAGCTCTACAGCCAGCTCTGCAAATGGATTGCCATTCTCATCCAGATCTGCCAGCCCAAGCATGGTCAGCTCCATAACAAGCACATCAAACCCATTTTGGTTGATAGCTCCATTAAAGGTGGGTGGGTCTTCGGCGATAACTGCCGTTATCGAGGTTTTTTCTGGGACCGCAGTTGGCTCGGTTACCGGCGGAATTTCGCCGGTGGTTGGTTGAACTGCTGGAGCCTGGGTCTGTGTAGTACAGCCTGCAAGCGAAGACCCGATCAATACCAAAATCGCCAGCAAGGTGAACCACTTCATTTTCGCTTTCATTTCCTTATTCTCCTTTTTTGCTTAGTTCTATTTTATGGTTCTTTTGAATGGTCACTTGGCAAGATGGATTGGCACTATCCGAAATGTCTACGATCATGAGCATTCGCGCATGAATACTCAACCTGTATCTGCCCAGATTAAACTGAGCATCTCTCCAGGATTTTTAAATTTACAAAACAAACGAACTGTGTACTGGCTTGTTTTCGCATGGATTTTGGCTTTGCGACCAGGTTCTGATCAAGCAGTTTATTATTATGAATCTTAACAAGATGGGAAGTAGCCAGGTGTTTAGCGTGTGATGTCAGCCTGGGCAACATCAGTCGAGAAAGCGTATTGAAATTGCCTGTATGCCGAGTTCCCCCCTCCTTGATCAACATTCCCTTCACTACTCTCCTCCTGCATCGAATCCAACATTTAAAACAGAAGAATAATCGTCGGGCGTGCGATTACTTTTCTCGGTTATATTATTGAATAATTGTCCTCTGCGTTTACGCGGAAATAAATAACAGGCATCCAAGGAATCTCGATCATCACGGGGTTTTCTACCCAAAATTTGGGCAGATTAATTTCATCCCGCTTTAATCTTCATGTTATCACGAAATAAAGTCTTCGTCAATTTGTGTGATTAGAAAATCACATCTTTGTAGGATTTTACCTAAAAATTTATGTTTTTCGGCGATATCATACATTCATTTACAATTTCAGGTCGGAATTCCACAATAGACGACTCCACGTAGCGGAATATCGGCAATTTCTCTGGTAATTCTGGTGTCAATAATCTCAAGTTAATAACTATCAATTCGAACGTTTAGTATTTACAAAACGTTGGGAACGCTGTATACTTCTGTGCTAACTTTATGAAACGCACCAGTCTTGATCTGCTGATCTGCCCCACCTGCCACGGTCCATTATCCCTCCTCCCTGCCCTTACCAATCAGCTTATTGATGTGGGCAGTTTGTCTTGCGTCACCTGCCAGGTAGAGTTTCCCATCCGGCACGGGATACCCCAATTCATAGAGGAAACGGAGCTGGAAGGTCTCGATAAAACTTTCGCCCACTTGTATGATTGGTTTTCCTTGATCTACACCGCTTTTTCCAAGGTTGGTTTTCGGTTGCTTGGCACCACCGATGCAAAAGCCCGCACGGAGGTTCTGAACCGGCTCGAGCCAAAAGGAGGCAAGGTACTCGAGGTATCCATTGGCAGTGGGGTGAATTTACCTTATCTGCTCACCATGCCTGGGGTCGGTGAAGTGTTCGGATTGGATATCTCGCGCGGACAGCTAAAACGTTGTGGCTCGCTCATCCACCGCAGAGGCTGGCCTGTGGATCTTTTCCTGGCGAACGCAGATGATCTGCCATTCACAGACTGCAGCTTTGACTCTGTCTTCCATATCGGTGGCATCAACTTTTTTTCCAACCAGCAGAAGGCCATCAATGAGATGATCCGGGTGGCGAAACCTGGTACCAAGTTCATCATCTGTGACGAGAATGAATCTGGTGCCCAATGGTATGAAAAATTTCTGCCGGGTTTCAAGGCGGCGTTTCAAGGCCAGCGGAGAGAGATTATCGCACCCATTGATCTTGTGCCAGCGAGTATGCTTGATGTAAAACTAGGCAACATCTGGAATAATTTCATGTATTGTATCGAATTCCGGAAACCAAATAACTTGTAATAGAGGCATTCACCCATGGACGGACTTCAACCGATTGAAGAACTTCACTTTATCGAAGATATAGGATTGTACTTTGAACAGATGGGGCTGCCGCGCATGGCCGGCCGCATCCTTGGTGCGTTGCTCATTTCCGATCCAATCTCTCAATCCATCACCGATCTG is from Anaerolineales bacterium and encodes:
- a CDS encoding diguanylate cyclase, whose amino-acid sequence is MGNYLVRRLLQAIPLLLIVSVVLFALVNLAPGGPLSGRGTSRRLNAEQIAILKRQFGLDQPVYVRYVFWLIGNDWTKIDADGDGVKETPGHGKGILRGDFGNSYRTRKPVIDSIKESFKNTAYLMSVTLSVVAIIAIPVGVISAVKQYSKFDIVVTTLSFIGQAIPEFWLGLILILIFYVWLKNPITGDSLLPAGGMYTLGMGFSLIDWTKHLILPVTMGVVGWVTWYSRFLRSSMLDVIHQDYVRTARAKGLTLNKVYYKHALRNALLPLVTIFALDLPYIFAGSLYVEILFSWPGMGRLYYQAAIDRDYPTLMAILTIGTVAVIIANLLADIVYSRLDPRIHYD